CGAGAGGAGTCCAATCACTTCACGCTCGGTGTTCGCCGTCAGCGTTCCGGTGACCTTCTGTCCTTTTTGGTCGCGAGCGATGTAGGCAAAGTCGGGCATGACAGATTGAGAACGTCTAAAGCGAGAGAAACCAAGGCAAAAGGACGGCTACTGAGTGAATGCTTGATGGTGAGGAAAGGGAGATAAGCTCAAGACCGCTAGGATCTACGTGGAATCAGTGACAAAACTTACTAGCCCCGGTTAATGAGCATCGTGTGATCGGCCTTGGCAGCGCGAGTCACTTCTTCCACGCTCGTTCCGCCGACCAACACTTTTTTCCATCCATCCTGACGCAGCGATCGCATTCCTTCTTTACTGGCAGCCTGCATGATTTTCCAGCTGCTGGCGCGGTCGCAGGCCAGTTGGCGAATCTCGTTCGTGGTGACGAGCAGTTCATAAATGCCCATACGCCCGCGATAGCCCGTGTTGCGACATTCGCGACATCCCACACCTTTGAAGAGGGGACGACTTTGCAAATCTTCCCAAGGGAAATCGCTCGGAACATCGTCGCGAACTGCGTCGTACGGCTGTTTGCAATGCTTGCAGAGTCGACGGACAAGACGCTGAGCCATCACTGCTTCTACGGTGCTGGCCACCAAGAACGGCTCGACTCCCATATCGGTGAGTCGAGTGTAGGCGCTCGCGGCGTCGTTGGTGTGGAGCGTACTGAACACCATGTGACCGGTGAGCGACGCTTGAATCGCATTTTCTGCAGTTTCCAGATCGCGAATTTCGCCGACGAGCACCACGTCAGGATCGTGACGCAAAATGCTGCGGAGCGAAGCAGCAAACGTCAAACCGATCTTGTGATGCACTTGAATTTGATTGATCCCTTCGAGCTGATATTCCACCGGATCTTCGGTGGTAATGATCTTCACGTCGGGCGTATTGATCTCGATGAGCGAGCTGTAAAGTGTCGTCGTTTTGCCGCTACCGGTCGGACCTGTGACCAGCACAATCCCGTGGGGCAGATCGATGAGTTCGCGATACACCTTGTAGGTGTCCGGCTCCATGCCGATCTTTTGCAGATCGAATACCATCGAGCCTTTATCGAGAATACGCATCACCAAACCTTCGCCGTGAATCATCGGGATGACCGAAACACGGACGTCGATTTCGCGACCTTTCACCTTCAGCTTCATGCGTCCATCTTGCGGCAGTCGCTTCTCCGCAATGTTCAGACGCGACATGATTTTGAGGCGGCTGACAATCGCCGCTTCGAACCGATGAATCTCGGGCGGAATCGGCTGCGACTGCAGCATGCCGTCGACGCGGTAGCGAATCGCCAGCCCCGAAGGCTGCGACTCGATATGCACGTCGCTCGCGCGAAGTTCGATCGCCTCGAGCAAAATTTCGTTCACCAGCCGAACCACCGAGGCTTCCTGGGCCATTTCGGAAAGTTCGCTGCCGTCGGTTTCGATATCACCGACGAGTTCCAGCGCTGCCTCTTCTTGTGCTTGCGCGACCAGCCCTTCCACCGTTTCGCTACCGACACCGAGATGCCGCTTAATCAGCTTGGCAATTTCGGCTCGGGCGGCGAGGACTGGCATCACCGCAAGTCCGGTCGCGGCAGAGACTTCGTCGAGCGGATAGAGGTCAAAGGGATTGCTCGTCGCAACCACCAATTGGCCATCGGTTTTGCTGATCGGAAAGAGCGACTGACGGTGGATCAGCCGATGCGGGAAGATTTTTAGGAGCGATAGATCGATCTCGGCTTCGGTAAGATCGACGTACTCAATCCCCACTTCATCCCCAAGAGCGCGCAGCGCAGCTTCTTCACTCACAAACCCAAGCTGAATAGCAGCTTCAATTTGCCGGGCGCCATCGCCGTGGCCGTTAGCCTGGCCACGTGCCTGGTCGAGTTGGCGCTTGTCGATCAATCCGCGCCGAAGAAGGATTTCGCAGGCTTCCATTCGTTACCAAGCTAGGGAGAGTAAGGGGGGAGAAACTGCGGATACGCAAGATTCATTTCTGTCAAAATGAGAGCCGGAAACCCTAGGGGCTCCCGGCCTCGTGTTTTTTGCCCGCTAAGGCAACCAATGTCGGCGACCAGGGTGGAACTAACACGGGGTTAGCTCCACTCTAATCAGAAGTACCTCGGCGACGAGTCGTTGGTTTCTCAGAAACGGTAAACTATTTTCTGGTAAACAGTTCCGTCGCCTCAAAGGGACTTTTTGGAACTAGTCACCACTGGCTGGACGTTCAGGACCACGCTGAGTTCCACCAGCAGCGCCAGGACCACGACCGCCAGCAGCGCCGCCAGGACCACGGCCACCAGGACCACGACCTTGGCTGAACTCGATGGGGCTTCCCATCATCGTCTTGTACTTTTCGCGTTGTTCTGGAGTCAGAACTTCCAGCACCTTCTCGCGGGCATCGGTCCGGAGACGTTCGATTTCCTTGAGGAGTTCGGCTTGGACTTCTTGCTCTACTGCGCGGAGCTTTTCTTTCTGCTCGTCGGTGATGCCAAGTTCTTCAGCCAGCGTGCCACTCGTCAGAGCTTGCGAAGTACCTTGACCACGCATGCGGGCTTGGTTCTGAATCTGCTTCAGACGTTCCTTCTGGTGTGGCAGGAGAACTTCATCCACTTCCTTCTGAATTGGAGCCACAGCTTCTTCCACTTTGGTGCGGAACGAGTCGAACTGAGCACGACGCTCGTCTTCCGACAGGTCGCGCATGTTGCGGAAATCAGGGGCGTTATTGCGGAAGAAGTCACCCATCACTTCACGCATACGACCTTGGATTTCGGTCAGCTTTTCAACTTGCTCGTCGACCAGTTCCAGGTCCTTGCGAACGTTTTCATCGCGGAGCAGATCGAGTCCGCCGCCACCGCCGCCCCCAAAGCCACCACCAAAACCGCCGCCAGGGCCTCCGAAACCGCCACCTGGTTGAGCAAAGGCAGCTGACGCACTAGCAGCCACAATGACTGCTACGGCAAGCGAGAGGAAAAACCGCTTCATACCGAAACTCCTTCGAGAAGATAGATCCGGCACGACGCCGGGAGTAGTTTGCTTGTGGGGATGCAGGAAGCCGAGCGCATCGACCTGCCAGATGCGGGACGAAGGGCGACTTCGCGAGGACTGGAGGATGCCTATCGCTCCAAGACTTCGAGTCAGGCAAGCTCGCAACGAGCGCCGCGAGCGACTTGACTACTGGCATCTAACCCGACCGGCTGTGGGAGGTTTCGCCGCACTGTCCCGCATTTTTCAGAATTTCGACGAGAAACCAAGTTTTTTATCCGAGAAGACTTGGCTTACCCCCTCCAAGAAACGTTTTTAAGCACCACTCCAGCTGATCACTAGCCTCCCAAACCGATACAACTAGGGACATTAGGCCTTCACAAAAGCCGATTAGACACCAGCAAAGGCAATCTAAATGCCGCTAAGAGCCAGCGGTGAGTACTACCAGGAAACAGCCCGCTGAGCTGGTCGTTGGTGGAACTGCCATACCTCATGCTCCTACCTAATTAATAGCGAAACGTCTCGGGAGGCTGCTTGGCCATGATCCGCTCGACATGGGCCGTGACCTCAGCCGGAGCTTCCGTCTCTTGGCGACGCCGCCCAATAGCAAACAGCCGATCGTTTTTCAGGAAGAGCGGACGTTCGGCGAGCACCACCACATCTGCTGGCAACCGCCCCTGCAGATCTTGCATCCCAGCGCGGTTCGTAATGAGATAGGCACCTGCGGACTTCTCGAGGTGCTCAATCACTCGCGCGGCTGTCTCGGCCTCCGACTTTTTCGACTTCGCAGCGGGGGAATACTCTCGAACAGGCATCCCGGCATAGAACACCCAGCTCGGTTCGAGCGTGCGGTAGGAAGCCAACTCCGGATGCTCGTGCTGTGCAAAGATCGCCGCCAAGATTTCGTGCGAACGCTGATGCTCATCGGCACGCTGCGCTCCCAGCGCAAAAATCGACATCACAATCAAAGCCGAGCCGCCAGCAAACCACGTCGCAGCCACCAGTCGCTGGCGCTGATAAGCCCAAACCGTTCCACCCGCGGCTGTCAGGATCGGTAGCAGCCCCAAAATACCGAGCCACTCTTCGCCGGGCAGATGCTCCTCAGCAATGGCTGGCACCGCCGCACCAAGCACGATTCCCACCACCACCAGCACACCCGCCGCAATGGCTGGCCAGAACTTGGCGATCAGCAGATCGTTACGAACCCAGCGATCGACCACATAGCCCACCAGCAGCGCGGCCCCGGGATAGCAGGGGGTGATGTAGCTTGGCAATTTCGTCTTCGCGATTGTGAACAAACCAATAAACACTCCCACCCAAGCGATGGCGAAAACCAGCGAGCGCGACTGACCATCGCGATGCCTAAGTCTTGCCGAGACCTCCATCACCAGAGGAATCGCAATCACCGACCAGGGGAACATGCCGACCAGAATTGCTGCTGGATAAAACAGCACGTTGCCGCGATGTCCTTCCATGGCATTGGTTGCCCGCGACAAATTGTGATCGTAGAAGAAGCCCGTCAAAAACTCACCATCGGTGGCAATCCCTACGGCGACATACCAAGGCATAGCGATGGCCAGCGACACACACAGTGCCATCACTGGATTCATGTACCAGCAGGTCCTAAGGAAGTGAACCGGATGAAACACAGCCCACACTTGAGCAGGAAATCGCTTCCACCACACAAGGTGCGAAACGTCGAGTGGCGGTAAGGTTTCGATGAGCAGGAACATCCCGATGCAGGCAGTGGGAATGATCAGCCCAATCGGCCCTTTCGCGAGCATGGCAAAACCCATAGCGCCGTACATCAGCACCGCGGTCAGCAAATCGGGAAACAAAGAATGACGTCCCGTCGCAGGCTGTTCGGTTGCAACAGGAAAGGTTCGCAGCACATAAATAGCCAGCGACAAAGTGCTCCAAAAAATCAGCGTGGCATCGGGAGTGCAAGCGCGCCCCGCCATGACAAACAGAAGTGAACTACCGATAGCACAGCCAGCCCAGAGTCCCGCTGTTGCACCGAAGAGCCGCCGCCCCATAAGCCAAGTGAGGACCGCCGTTAAAATGGCATAGACCGCCGAAGGCAAGCGGGCCGAGAACTCGCTCACACCGAGGAGCGAATACGAAATCATGATGCTCCAGTACTGGAGCACCGGCTTATGGGTTCGCAGTTCAGCGTTGAAGGTCGGCACAATCCAGTCGCCACGCCCCAGCATCTCGAAGGCGCAATTGGCGTTGCGTGGCTCATCGCGATCCCACAACCGCGGCCCACCGAGGTTCGTGAGCATCACCACGCAACTCACCGCGAGCACCGTGGCCAAATGACGAAGCCATTGCGACTTCAGCCACGATTCCTTGCTCGTCAGGTTTTGATCCATGCTCATTCGCGTCCTCCTTGACGCCAGACCGCCACTATCTATTCCCGCTACAAGCGTGCGAAGTATAGAGAGGCCAGATGCTGACGCAAACGTCAGTTGTCCAGCAATAAATTGTGCCTGCATGCGACGGACGCTAGCACTCAGCAAGCCACATCTTTTGAAAATCTCTTCACAATTACCGAAAAGATGCGTTGCCTCGTTCGCTCCATTGCTGCTATTTTCCCGCACTGCAATCTCGGCGCGCGCCCCAGCCTCAAGTCTTCCTCATGAAGACATGAGACTAGCGAGCACGACACGCCCAATCACGGATGACTGGACAAAACCGAGAAGCAGACGCCTTGATGGCGAGGGAATCATGAACGGACTGAGCCCGGTGCAAAAGAAACGAAGCTTCACGTTTTGCGACCTGCTGGCTGCCACTCGCACGCGAGTGATGGTGCTTGCCTTGTTGCTGCTCGTCGGCAAAGCATCGGCGCAAGATGCTCAGTGGATTTGGTCCCCCGCGCACGAGCCTGGGAGTGTCCCAGCCGACGCCGTGTGCCACTTCCGAAAAACGATCACGCTCGAATCTCCCGAACAAGGTTCGGTGAGTATCGCAGGCGACGACAATTACGAGCTCTACATCAACGGCCGGCGTGTCGGTGGTGGTTCCAGCACCGAAAAACTCCAAGACTTCGATGTCACGCGTTTTCTGGGACGCGGCAATAACGTGGTTGCAGTTCGCGCGACAAACAAATCGGGTGGCACAGCCGCTGTGGTTGTTCGCGTCACGATCAAAGAAAAAGAGGGGGACTGGCAAGCCTTCTCGAGCGACGACACCTGGCGCACCTCGGAACGTCCTCTCCCACTCTGGAATACCACAATCTACAACGATCGCAGCTGGGCACCTGCTCGCAAGCTCGGTCCTCTCGGCGAAACAGCCCCCTGGGATCGACGCGAAGATGTTCCTGTCGCTGCCGTCGAGAAAAGCAATCGCTTTGACATCAGCGACGAATTTGAAGTTCAGCAAGTGCTCGATGGTGGCGCTACTGGCTCGCTGATCGCCATGACCTTCAATGAATTCGGCCACATTCTGGCGTCGAAAGAAGGAAGCGGCCTGCTGCTGATCCACGATAGCGATGGCGATAAAACCCCCGACGAAATTCGGACTTGCTGCGACGATGTTAAAAACATCCAAGGGATTCTCGCACTCAACGGTGGGGTCTACGTCACCGGCGACGGTCCCGACGGTATTGGGCTCTACAAGCTCTCGGACAAAGATCGCGATGGCAAGTTCGAGGATGTTGACACGCTCGTCAAATTCAAAACGGAAGTGGCCGAGCATGGACCACACAGCATCGCGCTGGGTCCCGATGGTTTTCTCTATGTCATGCTCGGTAACCACACCAGCATCGAAGGGGAATTCGACGAGGAAAGCCCGCACAAGAACTACTACGAAGGGGATCTGCTCACTCCTAAGTACGAAGATCCAGGTGGACATGCCGTTGGGATTAAAGCACCGGGCGGAAGCATCATCCGTACTGATACCCAAGGAACTGCCGTCCAAATTGTCGCAGGCGGTCTCCGCAATCCTTACGATTTCTGCTTCAACCGCGAAGGGGAAATGTTCGTCCACGATGCCGACATGGAGTCGGATGACGGCATGACCTGGTATCGCCCCACGCGACTGATGCACGTCACTCCTGGTAGTGAATTCGGTTGGCGCAGTGGTTGGTCGAAGTGGCCCGAGTATTACTTCGATTCTCTGCCAGCTGCGATTGAAACAGGTCGCGGTTCGCCTGCTGGTATCGTCGCTTACAACCACTTCATGTTCCCCGTTCGCTATCACAACTGCCTGTTTTCGGCCGACTGGTCGCAAGGACGCATCCTGGCCATCACGATGAAGAAAACCGGCGCTGGATACACAGCG
This window of the Pirellula staleyi DSM 6068 genome carries:
- a CDS encoding ATPase, T2SS/T4P/T4SS family, giving the protein MEACEILLRRGLIDKRQLDQARGQANGHGDGARQIEAAIQLGFVSEEAALRALGDEVGIEYVDLTEAEIDLSLLKIFPHRLIHRQSLFPISKTDGQLVVATSNPFDLYPLDEVSAATGLAVMPVLAARAEIAKLIKRHLGVGSETVEGLVAQAQEEAALELVGDIETDGSELSEMAQEASVVRLVNEILLEAIELRASDVHIESQPSGLAIRYRVDGMLQSQPIPPEIHRFEAAIVSRLKIMSRLNIAEKRLPQDGRMKLKVKGREIDVRVSVIPMIHGEGLVMRILDKGSMVFDLQKIGMEPDTYKVYRELIDLPHGIVLVTGPTGSGKTTTLYSSLIEINTPDVKIITTEDPVEYQLEGINQIQVHHKIGLTFAASLRSILRHDPDVVLVGEIRDLETAENAIQASLTGHMVFSTLHTNDAASAYTRLTDMGVEPFLVASTVEAVMAQRLVRRLCKHCKQPYDAVRDDVPSDFPWEDLQSRPLFKGVGCRECRNTGYRGRMGIYELLVTTNEIRQLACDRASSWKIMQAASKEGMRSLRQDGWKKVLVGGTSVEEVTRAAKADHTMLINRG
- a CDS encoding glycosyltransferase family 39 protein, with the protein product MSMDQNLTSKESWLKSQWLRHLATVLAVSCVVMLTNLGGPRLWDRDEPRNANCAFEMLGRGDWIVPTFNAELRTHKPVLQYWSIMISYSLLGVSEFSARLPSAVYAILTAVLTWLMGRRLFGATAGLWAGCAIGSSLLFVMAGRACTPDATLIFWSTLSLAIYVLRTFPVATEQPATGRHSLFPDLLTAVLMYGAMGFAMLAKGPIGLIIPTACIGMFLLIETLPPLDVSHLVWWKRFPAQVWAVFHPVHFLRTCWYMNPVMALCVSLAIAMPWYVAVGIATDGEFLTGFFYDHNLSRATNAMEGHRGNVLFYPAAILVGMFPWSVIAIPLVMEVSARLRHRDGQSRSLVFAIAWVGVFIGLFTIAKTKLPSYITPCYPGAALLVGYVVDRWVRNDLLIAKFWPAIAAGVLVVVGIVLGAAVPAIAEEHLPGEEWLGILGLLPILTAAGGTVWAYQRQRLVAATWFAGGSALIVMSIFALGAQRADEHQRSHEILAAIFAQHEHPELASYRTLEPSWVFYAGMPVREYSPAAKSKKSEAETAARVIEHLEKSAGAYLITNRAGMQDLQGRLPADVVVLAERPLFLKNDRLFAIGRRRQETEAPAEVTAHVERIMAKQPPETFRY